The following is a genomic window from Spirosoma foliorum.
TATTGAATGATAACCCTGCCGAAATAGCCCACAGACCAGCCGATTGGGCTGCCAGGGCATGATCATCGGTATCGGCCCCGCGAACAATGGGAGCCATTGCGTGCAAAGTCGAGTCTGTAAGGGCATGTTTTTGAAGGAAATAATCGAATGTGCAGCGATCTTCGTAATGAGTGTATTCAACATTGGGTACATCGAAGGGGACAGCCTTTAGCTCCTGGGCCTGTTGAATTACCTGATCTTCTGGTACATAAATAATGTCCGCTTCTGGGTCAATAAATCGTTTGATGAGCCACGGGCAAGCCAGACGGTCAATTTTGGGACGTTCTCGTGTGATCCACTTCATAAACAGTACAGTTTGCTTTATGTCATAAATGATGGCAGCAACAAGCAACAAAACTACGACTTACCATGTCTCGAAAATAGCCTAAGGATATGATCGTTAATTACGATACTTGACCAGCATTTCACGCAGCTGTACCTTTCTTCTCGAACGGGTACTTTTGATTGAATAGGTTAGCATTTACTGCTTGATTTGACCCGTAATCAGTGTGATCTTTCTTAACATTTTGTCAGCATTGAAATCGGCCACAGGTTTAACGACCTTTGGCGTTCAATGTTGATTGTTTAGGCCGTTCGTTATACATAACAAATAGTTCTCGCGGGACTATCAAAAAGGTGGTTGTAGAGAAAATAGATACATTTGGAGGGCATCGTGAACCCATTTATGCGCTCGAAGGGAGTGCATCCACAGACCGTTTTTTTTCGACAGGTGGCGATGGGAAAGTAGTGCGATGGCGGCTCGACCGCCCTGACCTTGGCGAATTAATTGCAACCGTACCGGCATCGGTTTATGCGTTGGCCTTAAATCCGACTAGCGGTTTGTTGTGGGTTGGTCAGAATTATGAAGGCATTCATGTGATTGATCCGGTTGAAAAAAAGGAAGTGGCCTCGTTGAAGTTAACGTCGTCGGCTATTTTCGATGTTAAATTCTATAAAAATGATGCTTTTATTGCCCTTTCGGATGGTGTCGTAGCTGTTGTCGATACAGATCAATTAGTCAATCGAAAACACCTGAAAGCATCCGAGCAATCGGCGCGGTCAATCGCTATAAATCCTGTTGAGCGAGAATTTGCGGTTGGCTACAGCGATAATGTTGTGCGTATTTTTGATTTGACGACCCATACCCTTAAAAAGGTTATACCCGCCCATGCGAACTCGGTATTCACAATTGCCTATTCGCCCGATTTCCGCTACTTACTTACGGCAGGTCGTGATGCCCATTTGAAAATCTGGGATGTAGAAAAAGGCTATACGTTACACAGCGATATTGTGGCCCACATGTTTGCCATCAATCATCTGGCATTCAGTCCCGATAATCGTTTGTTGGCAACAGCCAGCATGGATAAATCCATTAAAATCTGGGATGCCGAGACCTATCAATTATTAAAAGTTGTCGATCGAGCACGTCATGCCGGGCATGGAACATCGGTCAATAAATTACTTTGGGTAGATTCTCAACAACTTCTTTCGGGCAGCGACGACCGAACAATTTCGGTATGGAAATTGAGCTAATCAATTGTGACTAAATAGGAATCGGCTATTTTTCTGTCTATTTTTTGTAAAATCCGTAGAATGGCTGTTATTTCACCTTTATCTGATAATCAGTAACTCATTAAAACAAGAAGCGCACCAATGAAAATTACGCCCATCGAAATCCGGCAGCACACATTTGAGAAGGGCTTGCGCGGTTATAGAACCGAAGATGTTGACGCATTTCTGGTTTCCCTCTCTCAAGAATGGGAGCGTGTCACTGGCGAATATAAAATGTTAAAAATGCAGCTTGAACTAGCCGAAAAAGAGTTAGGCAAGTTGAAAGAAATAGAAATGACCCTGTTCCGCACACTTAAATCGGCGGAAGAGAATAGCGCGCAGATTACCGAACAGGCTAATACCGCAGGCGAAAAATATGTAAATGAGGCCCGACAAAAGGCAGAGGATATCTTAGCCGAAGCTCGGAAAAAGACGTCTTTAATGGTGCAGGATGCTGAAAATCAGGCCCGCTATTTGAAAGATAATATTTTGAATGACCTGAAATCGCTGGAGCATGATTTTAAGGCGTTAGAAGGCTATAAAGAAAACCTGGCGGCTCAGATACGTACCCTGGCCCATAATGCGGTTGATAGTGTTGAGCGATTTGAAAAGAAGTTCAATAAACAGAATCTGAAGGGGAAAATTGATGAAGTCTCTACACAGATTCAAGAAGAACTGAAGCAGGAGGAAGCGCATAAGCCCGAAGTGGCTAATGAAGCGCCTGTTGCCAGCGACGCTACGGAGCTGCCTCATCTCATCGAACGGGATCAATTTGTGCCTGAAGCAATTCCGGAAGATCAAGCTATTGCTGAGAAATTAGACGAGGCTGTTGAAACAACTCAATCGGCAGCGAGTGAAGCTGTTGCAGAGGTAGAATCGACCCTTGATCAAAGCTCGCCCGAATCTGTTCTGGCTGAAGCGAACACACCTGAGCCAGAGGCCGCTTTGAATGAAGCTACAGAGGAGGCACAGGACAAAAAAAGCGGCTCATTTTTCGACCAGATTTAATGTATGGCGGGTAGAAACCCGCCTTACCTATGGGAACAATTGCTTTAGAAGGCCTTGAATTTTTCTCCTACCACGGTTTTTA
Proteins encoded in this region:
- a CDS encoding WD40 repeat domain-containing protein, encoding MVVEKIDTFGGHREPIYALEGSASTDRFFSTGGDGKVVRWRLDRPDLGELIATVPASVYALALNPTSGLLWVGQNYEGIHVIDPVEKKEVASLKLTSSAIFDVKFYKNDAFIALSDGVVAVVDTDQLVNRKHLKASEQSARSIAINPVEREFAVGYSDNVVRIFDLTTHTLKKVIPAHANSVFTIAYSPDFRYLLTAGRDAHLKIWDVEKGYTLHSDIVAHMFAINHLAFSPDNRLLATASMDKSIKIWDAETYQLLKVVDRARHAGHGTSVNKLLWVDSQQLLSGSDDRTISVWKLS
- a CDS encoding DivIVA domain-containing protein; this translates as MKITPIEIRQHTFEKGLRGYRTEDVDAFLVSLSQEWERVTGEYKMLKMQLELAEKELGKLKEIEMTLFRTLKSAEENSAQITEQANTAGEKYVNEARQKAEDILAEARKKTSLMVQDAENQARYLKDNILNDLKSLEHDFKALEGYKENLAAQIRTLAHNAVDSVERFEKKFNKQNLKGKIDEVSTQIQEELKQEEAHKPEVANEAPVASDATELPHLIERDQFVPEAIPEDQAIAEKLDEAVETTQSAASEAVAEVESTLDQSSPESVLAEANTPEPEAALNEATEEAQDKKSGSFFDQI